Genomic segment of Rhodocaloribacter litoris:
TTGTCCGGCACGAAGCAGATCTCGTACGAGTCCGGCTTGTCCGCCACGCGGAGGAGGCCAAAGTCGGCGGCCATGCGGCGGATCTCGGGCTTCTCGTAGGTGCCCAGCGGAAAGATCGTGCGGGCCAGGTGCGCCTGGGCCACCCCCCAGAGGGCATAGCTCTGATCCTTGTTGGGGTCGAGGCCCTTCATGAGGACGTACCGGCCCGTGGCCTCGTCGCGGCGGAGGCGGGCGTAGTGCCCCGTGGCGATGTAGTCGCATCCCAGCGCATCGGCGCGCCGCAGCAGGGCGGCCCACTTGATGTGCGTATTGCAGAGCACACACGGGTTCGGTGTGCGCCCGGCCAGGTACTCTTCCGTGAAGCGCTCGATGACCCAGTCCCCGAACTCCTCGCGAATGTCCACGATGAAGTGGGTGAAGTCGTGCTTGAGGGCGACGGCGCGGGCGTCGTTCATCGACTCGAGCGTGCAGCAGCCGACCTCCTTGCCGGTGCGCCCGCCGCTGCCGGTGTAGTCCCACGTCTTCATCGTGATGCCGACGACCTCGTACCCCTGCTCGCGCAGGAGCACCGCCGCCACCGACGAGTCTACGCCGCCGCTCATGGCCACCAGTACGCGCCCGTGCCTGCTCATCGTCCGCTCTTTCTATCCCAAAAACTCCGGAAAAAACCGGATTTACCGGCGTGCGGCTTCAACGGGCAGGCGCCGAACGGCGTTCCGGGAAGATCCGGTTAACCGATGTCTTTCGACCTGAAAAGAGGGCAGTCCCTGGATGCGTGACGTGTCCCGCAGCCCCCTCCGCGTGCCCTGACCGGATATGGCGGCGCCAGGCTCAATGTACAGACTCCGGGTTCCGGGTTTCGAAGGGTGTTCGCCCGCCCGCCCCTTCCGGCAGGGGTGTCACGCGGAAACCGCGCAGGCCCACCTCGCCGATGCTGCGCCCGTCCCGGAAGGGCACCCAGAAGAGCCCCGCGGCGTCCCCGGTCCTGATCTCACGCGCCGCCAGGCGCCCCTCAACGTATTCCTCGTGCGTGGCCCCCTCGGCCCGGAAGATGATCGTGAAACGGTAGGCCACCGGATGGTCGTTCGTGTTCGTCAGCTTGACGACGACGCCGTTGTTGAAGTTGTCGGCCGCCGGATAGAAGAGGTACTCGAACCTGACGCCCTCGTGCATCAGGATCGGCTTCCAGGCCCACTCGCCGGCGGTACGCGGCTGCGCGAGGAGAGGACCCGCCACGGCGAACCCGGCGAGGAACGCCATCACGCCCCCGAAGCTCCGTCGTATCCGCACGTTCATCATTTGCCGGCTCTCCGTCTCCCCCCTGGGGGATTTCCACGCAGCGGCACAGCCTCCGTTCCGGCCACGTCGCTCCCGCCTCCCACCCACAGGAGGCAATCCGGGTCGTCATGCCGGCGTCTCCTGCCAGTACTTTTCGAGCCACCGGGCCGTGGCCGCCACCTCCTCTTTCATCGTCTCCTCCCCGATCTGCACGAGCCGGTCCCGCGCCTTCCAGTCGTCCAGTTCGATCTCATCGGTGCTGCGGAAGACATGGTTGAGGCGCCGGTAGCGTTCGCCGAGGAGCTGGCGGCACTGGTAGTCGGCAATCCCCGTCACCCCTTCGAACA
This window contains:
- the mnmA gene encoding tRNA 2-thiouridine(34) synthase MnmA, with the translated sequence MSRHGRVLVAMSGGVDSSVAAVLLREQGYEVVGITMKTWDYTGSGGRTGKEVGCCTLESMNDARAVALKHDFTHFIVDIREEFGDWVIERFTEEYLAGRTPNPCVLCNTHIKWAALLRRADALGCDYIATGHYARLRRDEATGRYVLMKGLDPNKDQSYALWGVAQAHLARTIFPLGTYEKPEIRRMAADFGLLRVADKPDSYEICFVPDNDYRRFLRDRVPGLGERVAGGPFVLQDGTVVGRHEGYPFYTIGQRHGLNLALGYPVYVTHIDPATNTITVGPREELLQQRLTARGLNLIKYDRLHEERPAVGKIRYKDEGAPCLVRQTGDDELEVHFAEARRAITPGQALVLYEGEDVLGGGWIHTVGEAATVRDT